The genomic stretch CCTCAGATATTTTGTCGGTATCGCGCAGATGACGTATCCGTCTTTGATCAGGACATCCTCAAGATCATCGGACGCCGAAATATTTTTGTTGAGCTTTACTCCCGGGAGGAATATCTTGTTCTCGTTATTGTTGTTAATGTCATCAGCGGTCCCTTTTTCAAAAGTCCAGATCTTAACGCTAAGACCGTTCTTTGCGAGCATGTTCGCAAGAGTCGTTCCCCAGGCGCCGGCGCCGAGCACAGCAATATATTTCATATCTTTCATCCAAAAAGCTTTATTTTGTTCTCTGTTCCGTTCAGCAGTCTTTTTATATTAGGAATATGTTTATAGATGATGAAAATCGTGAGTATCAGTATCCCCCATGCATAGGGGGCTGGTCTGCCGGTAGTGAACATCATAATAGAAAGCAATA from Candidatus Saganbacteria bacterium encodes the following:
- a CDS encoding glycerol-3-phosphate acyltransferase — protein: KGGKGVATGLGAVFAISPYLFILSFILGIGIIAASGYVSVASITGSILLSIMMFTTGRPAPYAWGILILTIFIIYKHIPNIKRLLNGTENKIKLFG